A genomic region of Oncorhynchus mykiss isolate Arlee chromosome 2, USDA_OmykA_1.1, whole genome shotgun sequence contains the following coding sequences:
- the LOC110488360 gene encoding retroviral integration site protein Fli-1 homolog isoform X1 — translation MDCTIKEALSVVSEDQSIFESPFPAATTMHMKGEMTSPGSFSQASEESQEPTEPEWAGPGAQNPGKRGEHINGTSRESPVDCSVTKRSRHMSSNDGGQLAYQASYPEPRASPQTATPPNSATEEKRVIVPADPEVWTQDHVRQWLDWAIKEYSLEEVDIMHFHTLEGKALCKMTKEDMMRLTSAYNTDILLGHLNYLRQSSPTFSYPTTPTNNTQQQPRLQVKSENSYEEIGRRNSWPSNPITPPVPKGSPMEHQHSTRVTEPPPRSVQDPYQALGPISSRLANPEGQALHSKNRTSKHSSYRLPDPSAHRPVGSGQIQLWQFLLELLSDSNNSSIITWEGTNGEFKMTDPDEVAKRWGERKSKPNMNYDKLSRALRYYYDKNIMTKVHGKRYAYKFDFQGISQAHQGHGGEGGIVKYQTEVSYAQPYHSHQPKMNFMNTHAAPMPVSPGNFFGPPTTYWNSTTSPMYPGSPMPRHPGTHSHLSSYY, via the exons ATGGACTGTACGATAAAG GAAGCACTGTCCGTGGTGAGCGAGGACCAGTCCATTTTCGAGTCGCCCTTCCCTGCCGCCACGACCATGCACATGAAGGGTGAGATGACGTCACCGGGAAGCTTCAGCCAGGCCTCCGAAGAGAGCCAAGAACCCACCGAGCCGGAGTGGGCCGGGCCGGGAGCACAGAACCctgggaagagaggagagcacaTCAACGGAACCAG TCGTGAGTCCCCTGTGGACTGCAGTGTGACCAAACGCTCTCGACACATGAGCAGCAACGATGGGGGTCAGCTGGCCTACCAGGCCTCATACCCTGAGCCCCGCGCCAGCCCCCAGACCGCCACCCCGCCCAACAGCgccacagaggagaagagagtcaTAGTGCCCGCAG ACCCTGAGGTGTGGACCCAGGACCATGTGCGCCAGTGGCTGGACTGGGCCATCAAGGAGTACAGCCTGGAGGAGGTGGACATCATGCACTTCCACACACTGGAGGGCAAGGCACTCTGCAAGATGACCAAGGAGGATATGATGCGCCTCACGTCCGCCTACAACACTGATATCCTGCTCGGCCACCTCAATTACCTCCGGCAGA GCAGCCCTACTTTCTCCTACCCCACAACTCCAACCAACAACACACAGCAACAACCCAGACTACAGGTTAAATCAG AGAACAGTTATGAGGAGATAGGCAGAAGGAACAGCTGGCCATCGAACCCCATCACACCTCCAGTACCCAAAG GTTCTCCCATGGAGCACCAACACAGCACCAGAGTCACAGAGCCTCCACCGAGAAGTGTGCAAG ACCCATACCAAGCATTAGGTCCCATCAGCAGTCGTCTAGCCAACCCAG AAGGGCAGGCCCTCCACTCCAAGAACCGAACAAGCAAACACAGTTCATACAGGCTGCCTGACCCCAGCGCTCACAGGcctgtgg GCTCTGGACAGATCCAGCTGTGGCAGTTCCTGCTGGAGCTGCTGTCGGACAGCAACAACTCCAGCATCATCACCTGGGAGGGCACCAACGGCGAGTTCAAGATGACCGACCCGGACGAGGTGGCCAAGCGTTGGGGCGAGCGCAAGAGCAAGCCCAACATGAACTACGACAAGCTGAGCCGCGCCCTGCGCTACTATTACGACAAGAACATCATGACCAAGGTGCACGGCAAGCGCTACGCCTACAAGTTTGACTTCCAGGGCATCTCACAGGCCCACCAGGGCCACGGCGGAGAGGGGGGCATTGTTAAGTATCAGACTGAGGTATCTTATGCCCAGCCTTACCACAGCCACCAGCCAAAAATGAACTTCATGAACACACATGCCGCCCCTATGCCCGTGTCCCCTGGGAACTTTTTCGGGCCGCCTACAACTTACTGGAACTCAACAACCAGCCCAATGTATCCGGGGTCTCCCATGCCAAGGCACCCGGGGACTCACTCCCACCTGAGCTCATACTATTGA
- the LOC110488360 gene encoding retroviral integration site protein Fli-1 homolog isoform X3 → MHMKGEMTSPGSFSQASEESQEPTEPEWAGPGAQNPGKRGEHINGTSRESPVDCSVTKRSRHMSSNDGGQLAYQASYPEPRASPQTATPPNSATEEKRVIVPADPEVWTQDHVRQWLDWAIKEYSLEEVDIMHFHTLEGKALCKMTKEDMMRLTSAYNTDILLGHLNYLRQSSPTFSYPTTPTNNTQQQPRLQVKSENSYEEIGRRNSWPSNPITPPVPKGSPMEHQHSTRVTEPPPRSVQDPYQALGPISSRLANPEGQALHSKNRTSKHSSYRLPDPSAHRPVGSGQIQLWQFLLELLSDSNNSSIITWEGTNGEFKMTDPDEVAKRWGERKSKPNMNYDKLSRALRYYYDKNIMTKVHGKRYAYKFDFQGISQAHQGHGGEGGIVKYQTEVSYAQPYHSHQPKMNFMNTHAAPMPVSPGNFFGPPTTYWNSTTSPMYPGSPMPRHPGTHSHLSSYY, encoded by the exons ATGCACATGAAGGGTGAGATGACGTCACCGGGAAGCTTCAGCCAGGCCTCCGAAGAGAGCCAAGAACCCACCGAGCCGGAGTGGGCCGGGCCGGGAGCACAGAACCctgggaagagaggagagcacaTCAACGGAACCAG TCGTGAGTCCCCTGTGGACTGCAGTGTGACCAAACGCTCTCGACACATGAGCAGCAACGATGGGGGTCAGCTGGCCTACCAGGCCTCATACCCTGAGCCCCGCGCCAGCCCCCAGACCGCCACCCCGCCCAACAGCgccacagaggagaagagagtcaTAGTGCCCGCAG ACCCTGAGGTGTGGACCCAGGACCATGTGCGCCAGTGGCTGGACTGGGCCATCAAGGAGTACAGCCTGGAGGAGGTGGACATCATGCACTTCCACACACTGGAGGGCAAGGCACTCTGCAAGATGACCAAGGAGGATATGATGCGCCTCACGTCCGCCTACAACACTGATATCCTGCTCGGCCACCTCAATTACCTCCGGCAGA GCAGCCCTACTTTCTCCTACCCCACAACTCCAACCAACAACACACAGCAACAACCCAGACTACAGGTTAAATCAG AGAACAGTTATGAGGAGATAGGCAGAAGGAACAGCTGGCCATCGAACCCCATCACACCTCCAGTACCCAAAG GTTCTCCCATGGAGCACCAACACAGCACCAGAGTCACAGAGCCTCCACCGAGAAGTGTGCAAG ACCCATACCAAGCATTAGGTCCCATCAGCAGTCGTCTAGCCAACCCAG AAGGGCAGGCCCTCCACTCCAAGAACCGAACAAGCAAACACAGTTCATACAGGCTGCCTGACCCCAGCGCTCACAGGcctgtgg GCTCTGGACAGATCCAGCTGTGGCAGTTCCTGCTGGAGCTGCTGTCGGACAGCAACAACTCCAGCATCATCACCTGGGAGGGCACCAACGGCGAGTTCAAGATGACCGACCCGGACGAGGTGGCCAAGCGTTGGGGCGAGCGCAAGAGCAAGCCCAACATGAACTACGACAAGCTGAGCCGCGCCCTGCGCTACTATTACGACAAGAACATCATGACCAAGGTGCACGGCAAGCGCTACGCCTACAAGTTTGACTTCCAGGGCATCTCACAGGCCCACCAGGGCCACGGCGGAGAGGGGGGCATTGTTAAGTATCAGACTGAGGTATCTTATGCCCAGCCTTACCACAGCCACCAGCCAAAAATGAACTTCATGAACACACATGCCGCCCCTATGCCCGTGTCCCCTGGGAACTTTTTCGGGCCGCCTACAACTTACTGGAACTCAACAACCAGCCCAATGTATCCGGGGTCTCCCATGCCAAGGCACCCGGGGACTCACTCCCACCTGAGCTCATACTATTGA
- the LOC110488360 gene encoding retroviral integration site protein Fli-1 homolog isoform X2, whose amino-acid sequence MDCTIKEALSVVSEDQSIFESPFPAATTMHMKGEMTSPGSFSQASEESQEPTEPEWAGPGAQNPGKRGEHINGTSRESPVDCSVTKRSRHMSSNDGGQLAYQASYPEPRASPQTATPPNSATEEKRVIVPADPEVWTQDHVRQWLDWAIKEYSLEEVDIMHFHTLEGKALCKMTKEDMMRLTSAYNTDILLGHLNYLRQSSPTFSYPTTPTNNTQQQPRLQVKSENSYEEIGRRNSWPSNPITPPVPKGSPMEHQHSTRVTEPPPRSVQDPYQALGPISSRLANPGSGQIQLWQFLLELLSDSNNSSIITWEGTNGEFKMTDPDEVAKRWGERKSKPNMNYDKLSRALRYYYDKNIMTKVHGKRYAYKFDFQGISQAHQGHGGEGGIVKYQTEVSYAQPYHSHQPKMNFMNTHAAPMPVSPGNFFGPPTTYWNSTTSPMYPGSPMPRHPGTHSHLSSYY is encoded by the exons ATGGACTGTACGATAAAG GAAGCACTGTCCGTGGTGAGCGAGGACCAGTCCATTTTCGAGTCGCCCTTCCCTGCCGCCACGACCATGCACATGAAGGGTGAGATGACGTCACCGGGAAGCTTCAGCCAGGCCTCCGAAGAGAGCCAAGAACCCACCGAGCCGGAGTGGGCCGGGCCGGGAGCACAGAACCctgggaagagaggagagcacaTCAACGGAACCAG TCGTGAGTCCCCTGTGGACTGCAGTGTGACCAAACGCTCTCGACACATGAGCAGCAACGATGGGGGTCAGCTGGCCTACCAGGCCTCATACCCTGAGCCCCGCGCCAGCCCCCAGACCGCCACCCCGCCCAACAGCgccacagaggagaagagagtcaTAGTGCCCGCAG ACCCTGAGGTGTGGACCCAGGACCATGTGCGCCAGTGGCTGGACTGGGCCATCAAGGAGTACAGCCTGGAGGAGGTGGACATCATGCACTTCCACACACTGGAGGGCAAGGCACTCTGCAAGATGACCAAGGAGGATATGATGCGCCTCACGTCCGCCTACAACACTGATATCCTGCTCGGCCACCTCAATTACCTCCGGCAGA GCAGCCCTACTTTCTCCTACCCCACAACTCCAACCAACAACACACAGCAACAACCCAGACTACAGGTTAAATCAG AGAACAGTTATGAGGAGATAGGCAGAAGGAACAGCTGGCCATCGAACCCCATCACACCTCCAGTACCCAAAG GTTCTCCCATGGAGCACCAACACAGCACCAGAGTCACAGAGCCTCCACCGAGAAGTGTGCAAG ACCCATACCAAGCATTAGGTCCCATCAGCAGTCGTCTAGCCAACCCAG GCTCTGGACAGATCCAGCTGTGGCAGTTCCTGCTGGAGCTGCTGTCGGACAGCAACAACTCCAGCATCATCACCTGGGAGGGCACCAACGGCGAGTTCAAGATGACCGACCCGGACGAGGTGGCCAAGCGTTGGGGCGAGCGCAAGAGCAAGCCCAACATGAACTACGACAAGCTGAGCCGCGCCCTGCGCTACTATTACGACAAGAACATCATGACCAAGGTGCACGGCAAGCGCTACGCCTACAAGTTTGACTTCCAGGGCATCTCACAGGCCCACCAGGGCCACGGCGGAGAGGGGGGCATTGTTAAGTATCAGACTGAGGTATCTTATGCCCAGCCTTACCACAGCCACCAGCCAAAAATGAACTTCATGAACACACATGCCGCCCCTATGCCCGTGTCCCCTGGGAACTTTTTCGGGCCGCCTACAACTTACTGGAACTCAACAACCAGCCCAATGTATCCGGGGTCTCCCATGCCAAGGCACCCGGGGACTCACTCCCACCTGAGCTCATACTATTGA
- the LOC110488375 gene encoding protein C-ets-2 isoform X1, whose product MYWDTILKSNERNIDTRDSKIKMEIYQAGYYREDFRTQEVPAGLDFASYDYSDEDLSFLLDSKGPGQQQQYPESYGELQKNPRPYDNKVTSSDSVLFNLDSYPEFNCWASYPSDGLTLGQSQAGFQDSTQTYHSLVPLCSPAQSGQFSPGMEDASTSNSFLPGKGTSHRGTPSTVSLDHLNESEQSYTRHSGEKLYDSEAQKTSFWPDYPSPSYSASLPPPHHPPSCSSIPGPQQPSELYCPRVAKRKSAHSQRPEREGGQVMGMSVYPGSGPIQLWQFLLELLLDSSCCTFICWTGDGWEFKMSDPAEVAKRWGQCKNKPKMNYEKLSRGLRYYYHKNIIHKTTGKRYVYRFVCDVQGMLGKTAQEVLASLNILPTSTESAWQGQGAPVLSPESSEAWASQ is encoded by the exons ATGTACTGGGATACCATCCTGAAATCCAACGAGAGAAACATAGATACCAGAGACTCTAAAATAAAG ATGGAGATATACCAAGCTGGATATTATAGGGAAGACTTCAGAACACAGGAAGTCCCTGCTGGTTTGGACTTTGCATCATATG ACTACAGTGATGAAGACCTGTCTTTTCTATTAGACAGTAAAGGACCAgggcagcagcaacagtatccaGAGAGTTATGGAGAGCTGCAGAAGAATCCACGTCCGTACGACAACAAAG TAACCTCAAGTGACTCTGTCCTGTTCAACCTGGATTCATACCCAGAGTTTAACTGTTGGGCGTCATACCCAAGTG ATGGGCTGACTTTGGGCCAGTCTCAAGCGGGGTTCCAGGATTCCACCCAGACGTACCACAGCCTTGTGCCCCTGTGTTCCCCAGCCCAGAGTGGACAGTTCAGCCCGGGCATGGAAGATGCCAGCACCAGCAACTCTTTCCTCCCTGGAAAAGGAACGAGCCACAGAGGGACCCCCAGCACTGTCAGCCTGGACCACCTCA ATGAATCTGAGCAAAGCTACACCCGTCACTCAGGTGAAAAACTGTATGACTCAGAAGCACAGAAGACCTCCTTCTGGCCGGACTACCCCTCTCCCAGCTATAGCGCATCCCTGCCGCCCCCTCACCACCCTCCATCTTGTTCCTCAATCCCTGGACCACAGCAGCCCTCAGAGCTGTACTGCCCCCGTGTGGCCAAACGCAAAAGTGCACACTCCCAAAGACCCGAGAGGGAAGGAGGACAAGTGATGGGAATGTCAGTTTATCCAG GATCAGGGCCCATCCAATTGTGGCAGTTCTTACTGGAGCTGCTTCTAGACTCCTCCTGCTGTACCTTCATCTGCTGGACAGGAGACGGTTGGGAGTTCAAGATGTCCGACCCAGCAGAG GTGGCCAAGCGCTGGGGTCAGTGTAAGAACAAGCCCAAGATGAACTATGAGAAGCTGAGCCGCGGCCTGCGCTACTACTACCACAAGAACATTATCCACAAAACGACGGGCAAGCGCTACGTCTACCGCTTCGTCTGCGACGTGCAGGGGATGCTGGGAAAGACGGCACAGGAGGTCCTAGCCAGCCTGAACATTTTACCCACGAGTACAGAGTCAGCCTGGCAAGGCCAGGGGGCACCAGTATTATCGCCAGAGTCCAGCGAAGCATGGGCGTCGCAGTAG
- the lypc gene encoding sperm acrosome membrane-associated protein 4-like, with protein sequence MSQLLCHLLLLCLVPSVVPLFCFTCVFPAISPLDCIKFPQKCPPGQQCLSSKAVGKRGEFSVTLYEKSCVLSALCGLTGEKYAMGLNFTFTNECCSTHLCNGAAAPSALYWTGSALALLSFTLSL encoded by the exons ATGTCGCAGCTTCTATGCCATCTGCTTTTACTGTGTCTGGTACCATCTGTGG TTCCTCTGTTTTGCTTCACCTGTGTCTTCCCTGCCATCTCCCCACTGGACTGTATCAAGTTCCCTCAGAAGTGTCCTCCAGGTCAGCAATGTCTGTCCAGCAAAGCTGTGGGGAAGCGCG GAGAGTTCAGTGTGACACTGTATGAGAAGAGCTGTGTCCTCTCCGCCCTGTGTGGCCTGACTGGTGAGAAGTACGCCATGGGCCTCAACTTCACCTTTACCAATGAATGCTGTTCCACCCACCTGTGTAATGGAGCTGCAGCCCCCTCTGCCCTCTACTGGACTGGCTctgctctcgctctcctctcatTCACACTCTCACTGTGA
- the LOC110488375 gene encoding protein C-ets-2 isoform X2, producing MYWDTILKSNERNIDTRDSKIKMEIYQAGYYREDFRTQEVPAGLDFASYDSKGPGQQQQYPESYGELQKNPRPYDNKVTSSDSVLFNLDSYPEFNCWASYPSDGLTLGQSQAGFQDSTQTYHSLVPLCSPAQSGQFSPGMEDASTSNSFLPGKGTSHRGTPSTVSLDHLNESEQSYTRHSGEKLYDSEAQKTSFWPDYPSPSYSASLPPPHHPPSCSSIPGPQQPSELYCPRVAKRKSAHSQRPEREGGQVMGMSVYPGSGPIQLWQFLLELLLDSSCCTFICWTGDGWEFKMSDPAEVAKRWGQCKNKPKMNYEKLSRGLRYYYHKNIIHKTTGKRYVYRFVCDVQGMLGKTAQEVLASLNILPTSTESAWQGQGAPVLSPESSEAWASQ from the exons ATGTACTGGGATACCATCCTGAAATCCAACGAGAGAAACATAGATACCAGAGACTCTAAAATAAAG ATGGAGATATACCAAGCTGGATATTATAGGGAAGACTTCAGAACACAGGAAGTCCCTGCTGGTTTGGACTTTGCATCATATG ACAGTAAAGGACCAgggcagcagcaacagtatccaGAGAGTTATGGAGAGCTGCAGAAGAATCCACGTCCGTACGACAACAAAG TAACCTCAAGTGACTCTGTCCTGTTCAACCTGGATTCATACCCAGAGTTTAACTGTTGGGCGTCATACCCAAGTG ATGGGCTGACTTTGGGCCAGTCTCAAGCGGGGTTCCAGGATTCCACCCAGACGTACCACAGCCTTGTGCCCCTGTGTTCCCCAGCCCAGAGTGGACAGTTCAGCCCGGGCATGGAAGATGCCAGCACCAGCAACTCTTTCCTCCCTGGAAAAGGAACGAGCCACAGAGGGACCCCCAGCACTGTCAGCCTGGACCACCTCA ATGAATCTGAGCAAAGCTACACCCGTCACTCAGGTGAAAAACTGTATGACTCAGAAGCACAGAAGACCTCCTTCTGGCCGGACTACCCCTCTCCCAGCTATAGCGCATCCCTGCCGCCCCCTCACCACCCTCCATCTTGTTCCTCAATCCCTGGACCACAGCAGCCCTCAGAGCTGTACTGCCCCCGTGTGGCCAAACGCAAAAGTGCACACTCCCAAAGACCCGAGAGGGAAGGAGGACAAGTGATGGGAATGTCAGTTTATCCAG GATCAGGGCCCATCCAATTGTGGCAGTTCTTACTGGAGCTGCTTCTAGACTCCTCCTGCTGTACCTTCATCTGCTGGACAGGAGACGGTTGGGAGTTCAAGATGTCCGACCCAGCAGAG GTGGCCAAGCGCTGGGGTCAGTGTAAGAACAAGCCCAAGATGAACTATGAGAAGCTGAGCCGCGGCCTGCGCTACTACTACCACAAGAACATTATCCACAAAACGACGGGCAAGCGCTACGTCTACCGCTTCGTCTGCGACGTGCAGGGGATGCTGGGAAAGACGGCACAGGAGGTCCTAGCCAGCCTGAACATTTTACCCACGAGTACAGAGTCAGCCTGGCAAGGCCAGGGGGCACCAGTATTATCGCCAGAGTCCAGCGAAGCATGGGCGTCGCAGTAG
- the LOC110488391 gene encoding apoptosis-associated speck-like protein containing a CARD, which produces MAGAPGKKNMIKDKHFVDHHRTALIDRVSQVEPLLDRLLERGIITQNAYSEVRANRTNQKKMRELFDGPLKACGAKGKDIFLDILMDLEAFLINDLKGE; this is translated from the exons ATGGCTGGTGCACCTGGAAAAAAGAACATGATCAAAG acAAACACTTTGTGGACCATCACCGGACGGCCCTGATTGACAGAGTGAGCCAGGTGGAACCCCTACTGGATAGACTCCTGGAGAGGGGAATCATCACCCAAAACGCCTACAGTGAAGTGAGGGCTAACAGAACCAATCAGAAAAAGATGAGGGAGCTTTTCGACGGCCCTCTGAAAGCATGTGGAGCCAAAGGCAAAGATATATTCTTAGATATTCTGATGGATTTGGAGGCATTCCTGATCAATGACCTGAAGGGGGAATAA
- the dnajc28 gene encoding dnaJ homolog subfamily C member 28, giving the protein MSYAMQLLIHRGDICHGRMLLPLGLRPLLRTLSSGPRVSRSLRESYQLLQLELPDVGESSPAQVKEAYLRMAKLYHPDSGAATADEALFARVEEAYRAVLAHQSRLQSCGGSMEEEEEKVKGVAPQHRHYLSYEGVGSGTPSQRERQYRQFRVDRAVEQVLDYRQKEHETAAAAEGALVERDVRQRSRQIKVTQAVERLVEDLIQESMSRGDFRNLSGAGKPINKFEHNPYADPMTHNLNRILIDNGYQPPWIVTQRDIREDIAQIRERLLQGQARLTDPMNPREHAQWQQLCGVVADDLMKLNKTVDNFNLIAPMLTMQMVHFSLEREIDRAEKAAFQGRQESKRERVREWEEQRREREREREKRDKIKTHQHSWQGGLLAWMQNLLK; this is encoded by the coding sequence ATGAGTTACGCCATGCAGCTGTTGATTCACCGTGGGGATATCTGTCATGGCCGCATGCTGCTCCCCCTGGGCCTCCGGCCCCTTCTCCGCACGCTGAGTTCTGGTCCCCGTGTGAGCCGCAGCCTTCGGGAGAGCTACCAGCTGCTACAGCTTGAGCTTCCAGATGTGGGCGAGAGTAGCCCTGCGCAGGTGAAAGAAGCCTACCTACGCATGGCCAAGCTGTACCATCCAGACTCGGGCGCTGCTACAGCAGACGAGGCACTGTTTGCGCGGGTAGAGGAGGCATACCGCGCCGTGCTGGCGCACCAGTCCCGGCTTCAGAGCTGTGGGGGTTcgatggaagaagaggaggagaaggtgaaAGGCGTGGCTCCTCAGCACCGCCACTACCTGAGCTACGAGGGCGTGGGCTCTGGGACGCCTAGCCAGCGCGAGCGCCAATACCGTCAATTCCGAGTGGATCGGGCGGTGGAGCAGGTCCTCGACTACCGCCAGAAGGAGCATGAGACGGCGGCTGCAGCCGAGGGGGCGCTGGTGGAGAGGGATGTCCGCCAGCGCAGCCGGCAGATCAAGGTTACACAGGCAGTGGAGAGGCTGGTGGAAGACCTCATTCAGGAATCCATGTCCCGGGGAGACTTCCGCAACCTGAGTGGCGCCGGGAAGCCCATCAACAAGTTTGAGCACAACCCGTATGCCGACCCCATGACCCACAACCTCAACCGCATCCTCATCGACAACGGCTACCAGCCACCCTGGATTGTCACGCAACGCGACATCCGAGAGGACATCGCGCAGATCCGAGAGAGACTGCTGCAGGGCCAGGCGCGGCTCACCGACCCCATGAACCCCAGGGAGCATGCTCAGTGGCAGCAGCTGTGTGGGGTGGTGGCGGATGACCTTATGAAGCTCAATAAAACGGTGGATAACTTCAACCTGATTGCGCCCATGCTTACCATGCAAATGGTCCACTTCAGTTTGGAGCGTGAGATCGACCGTGCAGAGAAAGCAGCCTTTCAAGGCAGACAGGAGAgcaagagggaaagagtgagggagtgggaggagcagagaagagaaagagaaagggagcgGGAGAAGAGAGATAAGATTAAAACACATCAACACTCTTGGCAAGGCGGCCTGCTGGCATGGATGCAGAATTTACTCAAATGA